CCTTTCTTAGCTAAAGTGTCAGCTGAGAAATTGATTTCTCTGTAGCTGTGACATAGTTTCAGATCTTCAACACTTGTACAGATTCTCCTCCATCTATTAATAGAAAACCAAAGGATTCTATGAGATTTAAAAGCTTCAATAACTTCCTGTGAATCTGATGTAAAAATCAGATGAGTATATCCTCTGTGTATGGCCCGTTCTCCAGCACATAGAATAGCTAGAACTTCAACATAATAGTTTGTAGCTATCCCCAATCCACCTGCAATTGATACTATGCATTCTCCTTCACTGTTTCTGGCAATAAATCCATATCCAGCTGCACCTGGATTTCCTTGAGAAGCACCATCACAGCATAGCAGAATTTGTCCCATTTGTGGTAGATTGAAGAAGATTGCATGTATTTTGGATGTTCTAATATGTTTGCACTTcaatccaaaaaaatttaaaacttgtAAATCATATGATGTATTCCATATGTGTGCCTTCATTCTGATTTCACATTCTGCAGTAAGCTTCACAATTATATCTTGGATGACCTTTACATTAACTTTATCTTTATCATACACACATCTGTTTCTTTGGAACCAAATCTTTTTCATTGTTATAAAAGATGCAATTTTCCACATTTCTTTGATTGCAGGACGTGCTCTGCCAATGACAACATATCCTCTAAAGATCTTGGATGTAAAAAACAAAATATCGTACCAAGCCATTTCCaaattgttagaacactgctcggtcgaactcgcatgcgttgctatctcaaacatgtttatcaatgttagtgatcaaaactataagtcttgatttctagcctatttatagatgtctcggactaggacatagtttgtgtagttgagattagacttcacggctcttatcacttgaagacgaagaactactaaggagagcttgtggaacttcatcgacaaaaggtatgtggagcgttaaactcatctatcacttggaaagtctatttctactttatatcctatattgagacataagtcgtgttacgatatagttttctctatacacatttgagatttcgagctgagtatatctcacttacacatttctcgaaatatgtgtcggtaagctttcgcttcgaccaagttcatcttatatcatgagaaaatttccgagtaacatcttacatggtttgtgtgatacaatcatttggtgtaagacttggaatgttttgataatgattatttcaatatcttgaaaattgctttgatgttaatagtgtgtgaaaacgtctattatcattatagaagaatgtttcaatgattgaaatgaagaatTGAGactatgtaaccatctttggatataagcatatatagtgtgttcgcacattagtgtataaatccataaaccgggaaccaagagtacgcatatgtgtgtatacgaaattggtgaagaagacaggttaagtatgcgtacccatacgcatactcgcggaagttttccaaccgaaaaattctgttgagtttgggaattaacaagctcttaactgttgagtttgggaattactggcggaagttttcgaaccgaaaatttctgctgagtttggaaactataccaactcaaatccggttgcttaagtacgcatacccgtacgcatactaaagctggttactttatcaaatcggttgtacatgaacctaaaacatttatcaataaagaatgcaatctttgcaaaccgtggcaataatgttcatgtattgattcgagggaatcaaaccgattttgcttcaattgtgttcttgtatcaattgaacaactctttaactagtttcatttgagtcatttgaactagttatggttaagatgaataaggttgatatgagagtaatcatatggctaacctcggttaactatttgtgaaccaacatggtatacacgtttaggtacggttacataaacctaaatgagggtacatttcatttgtgtgtaacaagctaagttcgattgaacggttgaaagatattagcttggttgaatcaggtttttcatctaacgatgattattgaatagtttgttaccaaggtaacttggattgcaaacccttatttgaaaaactatataaaggagaactctagcaactgggaaacctaatccccacacctcatgtgtgttactagttgcataacttgagtcgattctcctttaaccttaggtttcttctcgagaccctgtaggtcaacgacttgaagacttcattgggattgtgaagccatacccaactattctctttatagttgcatgatctgatcttgctgtttctatcgtgattgggtggaattgtaaaattggcttgagatttatatctccgataggcaagatagaaaagtaatcacaaacacctttgtatcatcgtttgtgattccacaataacatgtttcgctagtcgattaagtttattgtgaggtgattgataatactatgctgttcttcgggaatataattccggtttattaattggttcctgttcaccttgatttatcaaaagacggaagaaaaactcttgggtatttctgtgggagacagatttactcaatcctatagacttttctatgtgagacagatttgtttatcaagtcttcgactttgggtcgtagcaactcttagttgtgggtgagatcgtctaagggaatcaagtgcgtagtatcctgttgggatcagagacgtaaggagcgcaactgtaccttgaatcagtgtgagattgattagggttcaactacagtccagtccaaagttaattggtagtaggctagtgtctgtagcggcttaatacagtatggtgttcaatctggactaggtcccggggtttttatgcatttgcggtttcctcgttaacaaaattatggtgtctgtgttatttcttttccgcattatattttgttatataattgaaatatcataggttgcgcgttaagatcaatcaattagaatatacaaccttttgttgttgatttacattgattgacacttgaacattggtctttggtagcgttcaagttaactcctcttatattctatcgggctcgcagatttttatttgctgattgcagattgaattaagagttagagatattaaagtctttcatatactttattctagattgagtctgactgtctagttgattctctagaaagtgtgttGGAGTAAGTcttttcagatttccaaacgaattgttgggtgtggttgttagacccccacattttcaattggtatcagagcaggcaaacacattaaagaccttacaagtatgtgtttgtagcgatctgatgatgGACAATATTGTCTCTGAAAACACTTCACCAGAAATGTGTAAACTCAACgtcgagtgtgttctagaaaccatcgaaaAGGTTGAGAATCCTGATTTAAAGAAACTCATGAAGTTCTTGTGTCTAGAAAAATTTCGATGGATAAGAGAAATTGATGAATCTTATTGCGAAGGTTATATCAAAAAACCTAAACCTCGATATTTCTCTGATGAAGTTGTTGATCTTCaaaaaagttagacaaacaaatccagatcaattctgatcttgctgcagaaattgcgaagcttaaggatttgaagtctgtaaagtctttttcaaagattttaaatgACAACTCTAATTCTTCTTTGAAGAATTTCCGTATGTCAGGTGATATGAAAGGTCTAGACTTTGTGAAACCTGACAGTGCTCAGAACTCTTCGAACAAGGTTTATGATGTTggtacatgtttgttttgtggttcccacaatcactttcaacatgtgtGTGTGTCCTTCAAGAGAAGACTAAAGGTCGCTAGTGATTTTCATAAGAAAGCTATTCAACTTTTGTCATCTCTTAAAAGacat
Above is a genomic segment from Papaver somniferum cultivar HN1 chromosome 10, ASM357369v1, whole genome shotgun sequence containing:
- the LOC113316230 gene encoding uncharacterized protein LOC113316230, which produces MAWYDILFFTSKIFRGYVVIGRARPAIKEMWKIASFITMKKIWFQRNRCVYDKDKVNVKVIQDIIVKLTAECEIRMKAHIWNTSYDLQVLNFFGLKCKHIRTSKIHAIFFNLPQMGQILLCCDGASQGNPGAAGYGFIARNSEGECIVSIAGGLGIATNYYVEVLAILCAGERAIHRGYTHLIFTSDSQEVIEAFKSHRILWFSINRWRRICTSVEDLKLCHSYREINFSADTLAKKGSRLRQGE